The Desulfurella amilsii region TATTTAGTCATCCTTTTAGAAAATATATAGTTTTTAATTTTGTAAAAGGAGCAGCAAGTGCTGCCCCAGAAGTAGCCTTTGAATTTAAGGATTGATTGTTGTAACATACACAAATTTGCCGTTTTCAACTTTCTCAATAACAGCTGGTTTTATCGCATCACCATTAACAAGCGTAATGCTGCCAGTTATGCCTTGAAAGTTTTTGGTTTCTCTAAGTGCTGTATTAATTTTGACTGGATTGTCTGATTTTGCTCTGTCGATTGCGTTAACTAACATAAAATATGAATCCGCTGATAAAGCAGCAAAGTTATCGGGTAATTTTTTGTATTTTGCCATATAGGCTTGCTCAAATTTTTTGCCCAAAGCAGTTTTTATAGCTTCTGGAGCAAAACCTGTTGTAAACGTTAAACCATTTACTGCAGAGCCACCAACTTTTATTAATGCGGCTTCTGCTGCACCATCCCCGGCTAATATTGTTTGTTTTAAGCCGAATTCCCTTGCTTGTCTTGCAAAAAGAGCCATTTCTTGATAATAGCATGGCATATAGATAATTTGTGGGTTTGAAGGCTTAAGAGCAGCTATTTGAGCAGAAAAATTGCTTTCTCCAGTTTGTATAAATGTTTTAGCTACAATTTTACCACCCAATTTTTTGAAATTTTCTTCAAAAAATTTTGCAAGTCCAACAGAGTAGTCTTGTGCTGAGTCTATAACAATTGCTGCAGTTTTTGCATGTAAATTTTTTACTGCATAAATGGCTGCAACTTTGCCTTGAAATGGGTCAATAAAGCATGCTCTTGAAATGAAATTTTTACCTTGAGTTAGCAATGGGCTTGTTCCAGTGGGTGTAATTAGCGGAATTTTGGCTTTTTCCACAATAGGTGTAGCAGACATAACATTACCTGAAATTAGAGGACCGATAATTGCATCGACTTTGTTGTTGTAGACAAGTTTGTTTACAGCA contains the following coding sequences:
- a CDS encoding ABC transporter substrate-binding protein, encoding MKSTLFKTVLFVLAAVFTFGFGANKSLAAQSTIKVGVVFSMTGPIAAFGQSSWDGLQVAKEIMPTALGKKIDLILVDDQGDKVQAANAVNKLVYNNKVDAIIGPLISGNVMSATPIVEKAKIPLITPTGTSPLLTQGKNFISRACFIDPFQGKVAAIYAVKNLHAKTAAIVIDSAQDYSVGLAKFFEENFKKLGGKIVAKTFIQTGESNFSAQIAALKPSNPQIIYMPCYYQEMALFARQAREFGLKQTILAGDGAAEAALIKVGGSAVNGLTFTTGFAPEAIKTALGKKFEQAYMAKYKKLPDNFAALSADSYFMLVNAIDRAKSDNPVKINTALRETKNFQGITGSITLVNGDAIKPAVIEKVENGKFVYVTTINP